The proteins below come from a single Drosophila miranda strain MSH22 chromosome Y unlocalized genomic scaffold, D.miranda_PacBio2.1 Contig_Y1_pilon, whole genome shotgun sequence genomic window:
- the LOC117189732 gene encoding endoribonuclease Dicer homolog 2-like: protein MDKSIEEGGKRAIFMCNTVELARQQAMAVRKFSNLKVGFLLGEQGVDDWSKIKWSHEISDSQVLVGTAQVMLNMVTQKYLELSSVSIVIIDECHHGTGHHPYHEFMHLFLLADRNTPLPRVLGLTGVLIKGNEFKLVALKLRELETTYRSNIITVSDTEELKNVMLYSTKPRECLRTYPDQVGSLVIRHAIHRCIEHFNVRLDDLEIGKQPTRYSKGLSTPRDPQKKGYIKTLLNDFQYQLEHYGVYAAAMAIVSVILEFEIKLHQSETFALTHIYKLAICLCNRINHMLK, encoded by the exons ATGGACAA ATCAATCGAGGAGGGCGGAAAACGAGCTATATTTATGTGCAATACAGTCGAGCTAGCTCGCCAGCAGGCAATGGCCGTGAGGAAGTTCTCAAATCTCAAAGTGGGGTTCTTATTGGGGGAGCAGGGCGTCGACGACTGGTCGAAGATAAAATGGAGCCACGAAATAAGCGATAGCCAA GTTCTGGTGGGCACAGCCCAAGTAATGTTGAATATGGTCACCCAGAAGTACTTGGAGCTGAGCTCTGTGAGCATCGTGATTATAGACGAGTGCCACCATGGCACTGGCCACCATCCCTACCATGAGTTCATGCATCTGTTTTTACTCGCTGATCGAAACACGCCACTGCCGCGCGTTTTGGGACTGACGGGTGTACTCATTAAAGGCAACGAATTTAAGCTGGTCGCTCTAAAGCTCAGAGAGCTGGAGACGACCTACAGAAGCAATATCATCACCGTGTCCGACACGGAGGAATTGAAAAACGTGATGCT CTACTCCACCAAACCAAGGGAGTGTTTAAGGACTTATCCAGACCAAGTGGGGAGCCTTGTGATTAGGCACGCCATACATAGATGCATTGAGCACTTCAACGTACGCCTAGACGATTTGGAGATTGGCAAACAGCCTACGCGCTATTCCAAGGGACTGTCGACCCCCCGCGATCCGCAGAAGAAAGGATATATAAAGACTCTGCTCAACGACTTCCAGTACCAGCTGGAGCACTACGGCGTATATGCGGCAGCCATGGCCATAGTATCGGTGATTCTAGAGTTTGAAATCAAGCTGCATCAGTCGGAAACCTTTGCCCTGACCCACATATATAAGTTGGCCATCTGTCTGTGTAACCGGATCAATCACATGCTAAAGTAA